CTGCCACTTGATGGTGGCGCATCGACCAATGCAGATATTGCCCTGCATCAACGGGCGATAGCCGCGCAGATGGAAGAGGATGCTTATAGCCTGACGGTGCAACGGATGGGTGAGGAAGCCCGCGCCGGGCAAAATGTGAGTGGTACCATGGCCATAATGAAGCTGGTGCATACCGAGCAGGAAAAAAACAAGTTTGAACTGCTGCTTGATGCTATGGGGTTCCGGGCTTTGGGTATGGATATGGATGGGTTTCCTGAGCGGGAGCGGGCATTAACGAAAGCCTGGCTGAACAGTTTTACCCAGACCATTGCCGGTGGTTCATCGGAAGTGCAGCTTAATGTAATTGCCAAACGTATTTTGGGGCTACCGGAGCTAAAACCGGCTGCGCCAAAACCCAAACAAACACCGACAGCGGCGGATATTAACGCAGGAGGTCAGCAATGAGCCTGATTTATTCCCAAGATGAACAGATGCTGGCAGATACTGCGCGGGAGTTTCTTGCCGAGCACAGTCCTGTGTCAGCCCAGCGGGAATTGCGTGATGCTGCGGCTAAGGTGACGGCTCAAGAGAGTGACACAGCAGATAATCCTTTGGCCTTGCGATATTCGCCTCAATTGTGGCAAAACATGATGGAGCTTGGTTGGGGCGCGGTGGCATTTGCCGAAGAGCAGGGCGGGCTGGCATTTGGCTATAAAGGCATGGGCGCTGTATTTCAGGAGTTAGGCCGCCATTTATCGCCATCGCCCATGCTGTCTTCCATTGTGCTGTGTGGCAGTGTACTTGAAGCCTTGGGCAGCCCATCGCAACAGGTTAAGTGGCTGCCAGCATTGATGCAGGGAGAGCAGCGTTTAGTCTTGGCCGTGGAAGAACACCACAGGCACAATCCAAGCAATATTGCTGCGACGGCCAACCGTTGTGAACAGGGTTATCGCTTAAGTGGTGCAAAAGTCTTAGTGTTTGATGGTATTGGCGCTGATGGGTATTTGGTGTCGGCAAAATTAGATGGCAATTTGGCATTGTTTATTGTCCCTGCCAATAGTGCCGGGCTGACAGTCTCGCCCCAAACGCTGGTGGATGCCCGTAACTGCGCCGCCCTCGTGCTGCGCGATGTCACTGTTACACCAGATGCGCTGCTGGGGGATAGCCAGGCGCAAAGTGGCGAGATAGACCCAACCTGTGCGCAGCGGGCATTAGACCGGGCGCTGGATCATGGTCGGGTATGTTTGGCGGCAGAGGTTTTCGGGGCTTGTGAGGCGCTATTTGCACTCACCTGTGATTACCTAAAAACCCGGGTGCAGTTTGATGTGCCTATTGGCGCATTTCAGGCATTACAGCACAGAGCAGCGTGGTGCTTTGTTGAG
This region of Shewanella sp. NFH-SH190041 genomic DNA includes:
- a CDS encoding acyl-CoA dehydrogenase family protein; translated protein: MSLIYSQDEQMLADTAREFLAEHSPVSAQRELRDAAAKVTAQESDTADNPLALRYSPQLWQNMMELGWGAVAFAEEQGGLAFGYKGMGAVFQELGRHLSPSPMLSSIVLCGSVLEALGSPSQQVKWLPALMQGEQRLVLAVEEHHRHNPSNIAATANRCEQGYRLSGAKVLVFDGIGADGYLVSAKLDGNLALFIVPANSAGLTVSPQTLVDARNCAALVLRDVTVTPDALLGDSQAQSGEIDPTCAQRALDRALDHGRVCLAAEVFGACEALFALTCDYLKTRVQFDVPIGAFQALQHRAAWCFVELELAKSTLMAALASLDDATQTDCPVSSSLSDSQAAAIALAKWKVGQMADRITAEAVQMHGGIGVTDELDVGLYLKRIRVAQMALGDSDFLAQRYQELGC